Proteins found in one Plasmodium malariae genome assembly, chromosome: 13 genomic segment:
- the PmUG01_13060000 gene encoding fam-m protein, translating into MIYIMEQRIKLISLIKIAVFIILMGVCYFKKDVRMFNKSLNENYKHGKKLGGNFRLLGKYKQYNDSNTTVLKEDMSSNGGYEKKYITNNKTGSKRKNEKSNKNVLNKAQYYIEVVDYNNGMFDGKHFHFDKKWIKKKDYDYFLEKNRRIRDIALKKIKFKNYGFGVAIFIIFLLFGIGVPLSSGIPLLKVAWDEIQKDPFGYYFHYYLGMIPQDVQPYFYIILFSLLIIILSIIFIVTMYKILRNNEKFIKFKLMSE; encoded by the exons ATGATCTATATAATGGAGCAGAGAATTAAGctaatttcattaattaaaattgcAGTTTTCATCATTTTAATGGGCGTAtgctattttaaaaaggatgta agAATGTTTAACAAATCTTTAAACGAAAACTATAAACATGGCAAAAAGCTAGGTGGAAATTTTCGATTACTAGGAAAATATAAGCAATATAATGATTCAAATACTACAGTGCTAAAAGAAGATATGTCAAGTAATGGAGGgtacgaaaaaaaatatataactaataataaaacagggtctaaaagaaaaaacgaaaaatctAATAAAAACGTATTAAATAAGGCACAATACTATATAGAAGTTgtagattataataatggaatgtttgatggaaagcatttccattttgataagaaatggataaaaaaaaaagattatgatTATTTTCTCGAAAAAAACAGGAGAATTCGTGAtatagctttaaaaaaaataaaattcaaaaattacGGATTTGGAGTtgcaatatttattatttttttattgtttggAATAGGAGTACCCTTATCATCTGGAATTCCACTTTTAAAAGTTGCATGGGATGAGATTCAAAAAGATCCATTTggatattattttcattattatctaGGAATGATACCACAAGATGTACAACcttatttctatataatattatttagtttgcttataattatattatcaataatttttattgtaacTATGTATAAGAtcttaagaaataatgaaaaatttataaaatttaagttaATGTCTGagtaa
- the PmUG01_13059900 gene encoding fam-l protein, whose product MYILERKIKIIVLIKIVMFILLTRICHIKSDVSTHNKSLDNLYNHSKKLYSRNYRSLAKYKQDKDLCMVYLMEQTPNGMNDKQDISNNEKASLGKKNHSNGSSPRSARGLKKNKKNKSCIFETKKYSYLEKKIFKELDYEDFLKKNRTISDKLYKNIIRKKVVLRIVFPLLLLFLLCIAPIVDLNMKRGLLYEIFGSKVWRNDGTWYRSLHKILWESPFRRLFQSDLIRCTTNTSTGYYIVVEGFFSFIIYFLPFIILGVTIISGIVYYHKKVKKFEKIKYRKR is encoded by the exons atgtatatcttggaacgaaaaattaagataatagtacttattaaaattgttatgTTTATCCTTTTAACAAGGATTTGTCATATTAAGAGTGATGta aGTACGCATAACAAATCTTTGGATAATTTATACAATcatagtaaaaaattatactcaAGAAATTATCGTTCACTGGCAAAATATAAGCAGGATAAGGATTTGTGTATGGTATATTTAATGGAACAGACACCAAATGGAATGAATGATAAACaagatatatctaataatgaaaaagctTCCTTAGGGAAAAAGAATCACTCAAATGGAAGTTCACCAAGGAGTGCAAGAggacttaaaaaaaataagaaaaataaatcttgtatatttgaaaccaaaaaatattcctatttggaaaaaaaaatatttaaagaacttgattatgaagattttcttaaaaaaaaccGGACAATTAGTGATAAactttacaaaaatataatacgtAAAAAAGTCGTTTTACGAAtcgtttttcctttattattgttattcttattatGTATAGCACCAATAGTAGATTTGAATATGAAAAGGGGacttttatatgaaatatttggATCAAAGGTATGGCGCAATGATGGCACATGGTACAGAagtttacataaaatattatgggAATCCCCTTTTCGACGTTTGTTCCAGTCTGATCTTATTAGGTGCACTACTAATACAAGTACAGGATACTATATAGTTGTAGAAggtttttttagttttataatttacttcttacctttcattatattagGTGTCACAATTATATCAGGGATTGTTTATTATcacaaaaaagttaaaaaatttgaaaaaattaagtacaGGAAAAGATAG
- the PmUG01_13060100 gene encoding fam-l protein, with protein sequence MKLMFLVKIAAFILLAWRRSFNSIKFPINKYLNENSSVVGKLNIRTYRLLRKHKKDTHSSIVEIKEEIPYNIDNKNKHIRNNEEEDTSRNKKSYRSSLNNGGSHIKDKKNKFCTFETKKYSHLEKKIFKELDYENFLKNNRIISNKFYKKIMFKKYRLRLSLPLLFFLFLSISLILDLFVNYGVMRILRYLLNTYGNSAWNTLGKKFGELIGKDWCYYLRPFFTAPQWANGNVKGKVYASTGLIGLIIYFLPFIILGVTVISGIIYYHRKVKKYEKIKLKKR encoded by the exons atgaaactaaTGTTTTTAGTTAAAATTGCAGCGTTTATCCTTTTAGCATGGAGAAGGAGCTTCAATAGTATTAag tttcctattaacaaatatttaaatgaaaacagCAGTGTCGTtggaaaattaaatataagaacTTATCGATTACTACGAAAACATAAGAAGGATACGCATTCAAGTATTGtggaaataaaagaagagataccatataatatagacaacaaaaataagcatatacgcaataatgaagaagaagatacatcaagaaataaaaaatcatatagaagttcattaaataatggCGGAAGTCATATAAAggataagaaaaataaattttgtacatttgaaacgaaaaaatattctcatttagaaaaaaaaatattcaaagaacttgattacgagaattttcttaaaaataacagaataattagtaataaattctacaaaaaaataatgtttaaaaaatatagactAAGACTTTCCTtacctttattattttttttatttttatcaatatcACTCATATTAGATTTATTCGTGAATTATGGTGTCATGCGTATTTTGCGTTATTTATTGAATACATATGGAAATTCTGCATGGAATACGTTAGGGAAAAAATTTGGAGAACTTATAGGAAAAGATTGGTGTTATTATTTAAGGCCATTTTTTACGGCTCCACAATGGGCTAATGGAAACGTTAAAGGAAAAGTGTATGCATCAACTGGTTTAATAGgtcttataatatattttttacccTTCATCATATTAGGTGTTACAGTTATATCaggaattatttattatcacagaaaagttaaaaaatatgaaaaaattaagttaaaaaaaagataa